A window from Vulpes vulpes isolate BD-2025 chromosome 9, VulVul3, whole genome shotgun sequence encodes these proteins:
- the PGLYRP2 gene encoding N-acetylmuramoyl-L-alanine amidase isoform X1, with protein sequence MPLRSWNPPMVAQGVLWILLGLLLRLEPGTATLPLLMDSVIQALAELEQKVPATKASHVASAWLLLVQDSGPRDLLHHFLLERQNLKATNLDPYQLSPELRGLTKDMAHHGIRDRQEYGVVLAPDGSTVAVEPLLAGLEAGLQGRRVVNLPLDSTATPLDAGTTFPDVRATSLEPRDAPPDVTSADVGATSPNIRATDLDVKPTSTGIRPGSPDVPVTSPDVHTSLPGAKARSPTTVDSLLVVTLARDLGLAFLQGPQTWSHAGLGTEGCWDQLSAPQTFTLLHSGASPVTMAFLNGALDGVLLGDYLSRTPEPRPPLSHLLSEYYGAGVAGDPGFRSNFRRQNTAALTSTPTLTQQVWGALILLQRLEPTHPQLRGMSQEQLAEVATNATKEFTEAFLGCPAIHPRCRWGAAPYRGSPRSLQLPLGFLYVHHTYIPAPPCTDFAHCAADMRSMQHFHQDTRGWDDIGYSFVIGSDGYVYEGRGWHWVGAHTLGHNSGGFGVAFVGNYTAELPTEAALRTVQDVLPGCAVRAGFLRPDYTLLGHRQLVRTDCPGDALFNLLRTWPRFAANVNPRIARRASWRSKRKPPPMILPATDPQ encoded by the exons ATGCCCCTCAGAAGCTGGAACCCCCCAATGGTGGCCCAGGGTGTCCTCTGGATCCTGCTCGGATTGCTGCTGCGGCTGGAGCCAGGGACAG CaaccctacccctgctcatggaCTCTGTCATCCAGGCCCTGGCTGAGCTGGAGCAGAAGGTACCAGCCACCAAGGCGAGCCACGTGGCTTCTGCGTGGCTGCTGTTAGTCCAGGACTCTGGCCCCCGTGATCTCCTCCATCACTTCCTGCTGGAGCGGCAAAATCTCAAAGCCACCAATCTGGATccctaccaactgagcccagAGCTTAGAGGCCTCACCAAGGACATGGCCCACCATGGTATTCGGGACAGGCAGGAATACGGAGTGGTGCTGGCACCCGATGGCTCAACAGTGGCTGTGGAGCCTCTTCTGGCAGGACTGGAGGCAGGGCTACAGGGTCGCAGGGTTGTAAACTTGCCCTTGGACAGCACAGCCACCCCTCTGGATGCTGGAACCACCTTTCCTGATGTAAGAGCCACATCCTTAGAACCCAGGGATGCCCCCCCAGATGTCACCTCTGCAGATGTTGGAGCCACATCTCCAAATATTAGAGCCACCGATCTCGATGTCAAACCCACCTCTACAGGTATTAGACCTGGCTCTCCAGATGTCCCAGTCACCTCTCCAGATGTCCACACTTCCTTGCCAGGTGCCAAAGCCAGGTCCCCAACCACTGTGGACAGCCTCCTGGTGGTCACCCTGGCCAGAGACTTGGGTCTGGCCTTCCTCCAGGGCCCTCAGACCTGGAGCCATGCAGGCCTGGGGACTGAGGGTTGCTGGGATCAGCTATCTGCCCCCCAGACCTTCACACTCTTACACTCTGGGGCATCGCCAGTCACCATGGCCTTCCTCAATGGGGCGCTGGATGGAGTCCTCCTTGGAGATTATCTCAGCCGAACCCCTGAGCCTAGGCCACCTCTCAGCCACCTGCTGAGCGAATACTATGGAGCCGGGGtggctggagatccaggatttCGCAGCAACTTCCGACGGCAGAACACAGCTGCTCTAACTTCAACCCCCACCTTGACCCAGCAGGTATGGGGGGCCCTCATCCTGCTACAGAGGCTGGAGCCAACACACCCTCAGCTGAGGGGCATGAGCCAAGAACAGCTGGCAGAGGTGGCCACCAATGCTACCAAGGAATTCACTGAGGCCTTCCTGG GGTGCCCCGCCATCCACCCCCGTTGCCGCTGGGGCGCCGCGCCCTATCGGGGCAGCCCGAGGTCGCTGCAGCTGCCACTCGGGTTCCTGTACGTGCATCACACATACATTCCCGCGCCACCCTGCACGGATTTCGCGCACTGCGCCGCCGACATGCGCTCTATGCAGCACTTCCACCAGGATACCCGGGGTTGGGACGACATTGGCTACAG TTTCGTGATAGGCTCAGACGGCTACGTGTACGAGGGCCGCGGCTGGCACTGGGTGGGCGCGCACACGCTCGGCCACAACTCTGGCGGCTTCGGCGTGGCCTTCGTGGGCAACTACACTGCGGAGCTGCCTACCGAGGCTGCGCTTCGCACCGTGCAGGACGTGCTCCCTGGCTGCGCAGTGCGCGCTGGCTTCCTGCGGCCCGACTACACGCTGCTCGGCCACCGCCAGCTCGTGCGCACCGACTGCCCCGGGGACGCGCTCTTCAACCTGCTGCGCACCTGGCCGCGCTTCGCAGCG AATGTGAATCCAAGAATAGCCAGGAGAGCCTCCTGGAGATCCAAAAGGAAGCCACCTCCAATGATCCTGCCAGCCACAGACCCCCAATAA
- the PGLYRP2 gene encoding N-acetylmuramoyl-L-alanine amidase isoform X2, whose amino-acid sequence MPLRSWNPPMVAQGVLWILLGLLLRLEPGTATLPLLMDSVIQALAELEQKVPATKASHVASAWLLLVQDSGPRDLLHHFLLERQNLKATNLDPYQLSPELRGLTKDMAHHGIRDRQEYGVVLAPDGSTVAVEPLLAGLEAGLQGRRVVNLPLDSTATPLDAGTTFPDVRATSLEPRDAPPDVTSADVGATSPNIRATDLDVKPTSTGIRPGSPDVPVTSPDVHTSLPGAKARSPTTVDSLLVVTLARDLGLAFLQGPQTWSHAGLGTEGCWDQLSAPQTFTLLHSGASPVTMAFLNGALDGVLLGDYLSRTPEPRPPLSHLLSEYYGAGVAGDPGFRSNFRRQNTAALTSTPTLTQQVWGALILLQRLEPTHPQLRGMSQEQLAEVATNATKEFTEAFLGCPAIHPRCRWGAAPYRGSPRSLQLPLGFLYVHHTYIPAPPCTDFAHCAADMRSMQHFHQDTRGWDDIGYRTCSLAAQCALASCGPTTRCSATASSCAPTAPGTRSSTCCAPGRASQRM is encoded by the exons ATGCCCCTCAGAAGCTGGAACCCCCCAATGGTGGCCCAGGGTGTCCTCTGGATCCTGCTCGGATTGCTGCTGCGGCTGGAGCCAGGGACAG CaaccctacccctgctcatggaCTCTGTCATCCAGGCCCTGGCTGAGCTGGAGCAGAAGGTACCAGCCACCAAGGCGAGCCACGTGGCTTCTGCGTGGCTGCTGTTAGTCCAGGACTCTGGCCCCCGTGATCTCCTCCATCACTTCCTGCTGGAGCGGCAAAATCTCAAAGCCACCAATCTGGATccctaccaactgagcccagAGCTTAGAGGCCTCACCAAGGACATGGCCCACCATGGTATTCGGGACAGGCAGGAATACGGAGTGGTGCTGGCACCCGATGGCTCAACAGTGGCTGTGGAGCCTCTTCTGGCAGGACTGGAGGCAGGGCTACAGGGTCGCAGGGTTGTAAACTTGCCCTTGGACAGCACAGCCACCCCTCTGGATGCTGGAACCACCTTTCCTGATGTAAGAGCCACATCCTTAGAACCCAGGGATGCCCCCCCAGATGTCACCTCTGCAGATGTTGGAGCCACATCTCCAAATATTAGAGCCACCGATCTCGATGTCAAACCCACCTCTACAGGTATTAGACCTGGCTCTCCAGATGTCCCAGTCACCTCTCCAGATGTCCACACTTCCTTGCCAGGTGCCAAAGCCAGGTCCCCAACCACTGTGGACAGCCTCCTGGTGGTCACCCTGGCCAGAGACTTGGGTCTGGCCTTCCTCCAGGGCCCTCAGACCTGGAGCCATGCAGGCCTGGGGACTGAGGGTTGCTGGGATCAGCTATCTGCCCCCCAGACCTTCACACTCTTACACTCTGGGGCATCGCCAGTCACCATGGCCTTCCTCAATGGGGCGCTGGATGGAGTCCTCCTTGGAGATTATCTCAGCCGAACCCCTGAGCCTAGGCCACCTCTCAGCCACCTGCTGAGCGAATACTATGGAGCCGGGGtggctggagatccaggatttCGCAGCAACTTCCGACGGCAGAACACAGCTGCTCTAACTTCAACCCCCACCTTGACCCAGCAGGTATGGGGGGCCCTCATCCTGCTACAGAGGCTGGAGCCAACACACCCTCAGCTGAGGGGCATGAGCCAAGAACAGCTGGCAGAGGTGGCCACCAATGCTACCAAGGAATTCACTGAGGCCTTCCTGG GGTGCCCCGCCATCCACCCCCGTTGCCGCTGGGGCGCCGCGCCCTATCGGGGCAGCCCGAGGTCGCTGCAGCTGCCACTCGGGTTCCTGTACGTGCATCACACATACATTCCCGCGCCACCCTGCACGGATTTCGCGCACTGCGCCGCCGACATGCGCTCTATGCAGCACTTCCACCAGGATACCCGGGGTTGGGACGACATTGGCTACAG GACGTGCTCCCTGGCTGCGCAGTGCGCGCTGGCTTCCTGCGGCCCGACTACACGCTGCTCGGCCACCGCCAGCTCGTGCGCACCGACTGCCCCGGGGACGCGCTCTTCAACCTGCTGCGCACCTGGCCGCGCTTCGCAGCG AATGTGA